A single Comamonas sp. NLF-1-9 DNA region contains:
- a CDS encoding thioesterase family protein, whose protein sequence is MAASLSSPAPERPVPPARGDYRVFRSIPTRWSDNDVYGHVNNVVYYSWFDTAVNAWLIERGVLDIHGGDTVGLVVHTQCHYFAPLAFPQTVEAGLRVVQIGRSSVRYELALFAQGAPLAAACGHFVHVYVGRSDQRPRPLPQKLRQALQELCAAH, encoded by the coding sequence ATGGCAGCGTCCCTGAGCTCCCCGGCGCCTGAGCGCCCCGTCCCGCCCGCGCGCGGGGACTACCGCGTCTTTCGCTCCATCCCCACGCGCTGGAGCGACAACGACGTCTACGGTCACGTGAACAACGTCGTCTACTACAGCTGGTTCGACACGGCGGTGAACGCCTGGCTGATCGAGCGGGGGGTGCTGGACATCCATGGCGGCGACACCGTGGGTCTTGTCGTGCACACGCAGTGCCATTATTTTGCGCCGCTGGCCTTCCCGCAGACGGTGGAGGCCGGCCTGCGCGTGGTGCAGATCGGCCGCAGCAGCGTGCGCTACGAGCTGGCACTGTTTGCCCAAGGGGCGCCGCTGGCAGCGGCTTGCGGGCATTTCGTCCATGTGTACGTGGGCCGCAGCGACCAGCGCCCACGGCCCTTGCCCCAGAAGCTGCGCCAGGCCTTGCAAGAGCTGTGCGCCGCGCACTGA
- the pncB gene encoding nicotinate phosphoribosyltransferase — translation MIIHSLLDTDLYKFTMMQVVLHHFPGAQVQYRFKCRTPGIDLAPCVDEIRAEIRALCSLRFSEEELAYLASMRFIKSDFVDFLGLFRLNEKYIDVTPLPTGEIDISIVGPWLHTILFEIPVLSIVNEVYFRQRYPEPDYAEGRRRLATKVAQLHGPGLEALKIADYGTRRRFSRVWHEELLRTLAERLGVEDKRRGLGGKLAGTSNVLYAMKLGMTPLGTMAHEYLQACQALGPRLRDTQVYGFEVWAKEYRGDLGIALSDVYGMNAFLRDFDLYFCKLFDGARHDSGDPFAWGERMLQHYRDNRVDPLSKILIFSDGLTVPRIIELYRRFHGRCQLAFGIGTNLTNDLGYEPLQIVIKMTRCNGQPVAKLSDAPGKNMCDDEKYLAYLRQVFNIPGPA, via the coding sequence ATGATCATCCACAGCCTGCTGGATACCGACCTGTACAAGTTCACCATGATGCAGGTGGTGTTGCACCACTTCCCCGGTGCGCAGGTGCAATACCGCTTCAAGTGCCGCACGCCCGGAATCGATCTGGCGCCCTGCGTGGACGAGATCCGCGCCGAGATCCGCGCGCTGTGCAGTCTGCGCTTCAGCGAGGAAGAGCTTGCCTACCTGGCCTCGATGCGCTTCATCAAGAGCGACTTCGTGGACTTCCTCGGGCTGTTTCGGCTCAATGAAAAGTACATCGATGTCACGCCCCTGCCCACGGGCGAGATCGACATCAGCATCGTCGGGCCCTGGTTGCACACCATCCTCTTCGAGATTCCGGTGCTCTCCATCGTCAACGAGGTGTATTTTCGCCAGCGCTACCCCGAGCCCGATTACGCCGAAGGGCGCCGGCGCCTGGCGACCAAGGTGGCGCAGCTGCACGGCCCGGGGCTGGAGGCGCTGAAGATCGCCGACTACGGCACGCGCAGGCGCTTTTCGCGCGTGTGGCACGAAGAGCTGCTGCGCACCCTGGCCGAGCGCCTGGGCGTGGAGGACAAGCGCCGGGGCCTGGGCGGCAAGCTCGCGGGCACGAGCAACGTGCTCTACGCGATGAAGCTGGGCATGACGCCGCTGGGCACCATGGCGCACGAATACCTGCAGGCCTGCCAGGCGCTGGGCCCGCGCCTGCGCGACACCCAGGTCTACGGCTTCGAGGTCTGGGCCAAGGAGTACCGCGGCGACCTGGGCATTGCGCTGTCGGACGTCTACGGCATGAACGCCTTCCTGCGCGACTTCGACCTGTACTTTTGCAAGCTCTTCGATGGTGCGCGCCACGACAGCGGCGACCCCTTTGCCTGGGGCGAGCGCATGCTGCAGCATTACCGAGACAACCGGGTCGATCCGCTGTCCAAGATACTCATCTTCAGCGACGGCCTGACGGTGCCGCGCATCATCGAGCTCTACCGGCGCTTTCACGGGCGCTGCCAACTGGCGTTTGGCATAGGCACCAACCTCACCAACGACCTGGGCTACGAGCCGCTGCAGATCGTCATCAAGATGACGCGCTGCAACGGCCAGCCGGTGGCCAAGCTGTCGGACGCGCCGGGCAAGAACATGTGCGACGACGAGAAATACCTGGCCTATCTGCGCCAGGTGTTCAACATTCCCGGCCCGGCCTGA
- a CDS encoding phasin family protein, with product MSLPQEQILAAQKANLETLFGLTSQAFEGVERLIELNVTASRAALSEANTHAQAVLSAKDAQELLTLQASLFQPLAEKTLAYSRHLYDIAAGTGSAFGRAFEAQANEAQRAFTNFVDSTARNAPAGTETSVAVFKSAVSAANNAFESVQKAVKQATDMAEANFNAVSTSASKVAAAGRKR from the coding sequence ATGTCTTTGCCGCAAGAACAAATTCTGGCTGCCCAAAAGGCCAACCTCGAAACCCTGTTCGGCCTGACCAGCCAAGCCTTCGAAGGCGTTGAAAGGCTGATCGAGCTGAACGTGACCGCCTCGCGCGCCGCGCTCTCGGAAGCCAACACCCACGCCCAGGCCGTGCTGTCCGCCAAGGACGCCCAGGAGCTGCTGACGCTGCAAGCCAGCCTGTTCCAGCCCCTGGCCGAGAAGACCCTGGCCTACAGCCGTCATCTGTACGACATCGCCGCCGGCACCGGCAGCGCGTTTGGCCGTGCTTTCGAAGCGCAAGCCAACGAAGCCCAGCGTGCGTTCACCAACTTCGTGGACAGCACCGCGCGCAACGCCCCTGCCGGCACCGAGACCTCGGTGGCCGTGTTCAAGAGCGCCGTGTCGGCCGCGAACAACGCTTTCGAGTCGGTACAAAAGGCCGTCAAGCAAGCCACCGACATGGCCGAAGCCAACTTCAACGCCGTGAGCACCAGCGCCAGCAAGGTGGCCGCTGCCGGCCGCAAGCGCTGA